TCGCGGTGCTGGTGCTCATCCTGACGTTGCCCATCCTGCGGCTGCGGCACACGGTTGACGCCACCACCCGGATGATCAACGACCTCAACGATCGGACGGGGCCCCTGCTCGGTGACGTGAACACCACGGTGAAGAACGTCAACACCGCGCTGGAGCAGGTGCAGACCTCGCTCGACGGCGTGAACCTCCAGCTGGCGAAGGTCGACACCATGACCAGCCACGCGCAGAACGTCACCGCCAACGTCGCCAACCTCGCCACCGTCGTCTCCGCAGCGGCCGCCAACCCGCTGGTCAAGGTGGCCGCTTTCGGTTACGGCGTGCGCAAGGCCGCCGCCGGCCGTCGGCACGCCGAGACCGAGCGCGAGGTGCGCGACACCATCAAGCAGCAGCGACGGGCCGCACGGCGCGGCAACAGCTGACACCGGCCGGGGCACCAGGAGGTAGCGAGACATGAGGCGTCTGTTCTGGCTCGGTATCGGGGTGGCCGTCGGTGTGGTCGTGGTCCGCAAGGCGACCCGGACCGCCCAGGCGTACACGCCGGCCGGCATCGCCAGCACGGTGACACAATCCGCTGGCGGGCTCGTCGAGTCGTTGCGTAGCTTCGTGGAGGACATCCGGGTAGGGATGGCCGAGCGCGAGCAGGAGATCCACCAGGCGTTCGCCCAGGGCGTGGCGTTCGACGA
The nucleotide sequence above comes from Micromonospora luteifusca. Encoded proteins:
- a CDS encoding DUF948 domain-containing protein — protein: MGDIGAIAALVAACAFAVLVLILTLPILRLRHTVDATTRMINDLNDRTGPLLGDVNTTVKNVNTALEQVQTSLDGVNLQLAKVDTMTSHAQNVTANVANLATVVSAAAANPLVKVAAFGYGVRKAAAGRRHAETEREVRDTIKQQRRAARRGNS